The DNA region AACAAATTCCTGCAAAGCACTTGGATAATCGTCAAGCTTAAGTCAATATGGGTGGCAATCATCTAGTCACAAACCATTGACTGAGTGGCTGCAACAGCGACTACAGAATCTATTTGATGAACGTTGGAGATAACCTGACCCTATGAGAATTTTAGTGACGGGTGGTGCGGGATTTATTGGTTCCCACCTGATCGATCGCCTGATGACGGAAGGCCATGAAGTTATTTGCCTGGATAACTTTTATACAGGCCGCAAGCCAAATGTCATGAAATGGATAGGACACCCCTACTTTGAACTGATTCGTCATGACATCACAGAACCGATTCGCTTGGAAGTTGACCAGATCTATCACCTGGCCTGCCCTGCTTCCCCCGTTCACTACCAGTACAACCCTGTCAAAACCATTAAAACCAACGTGATTGGCACCCTGCATATGCTGGGTCTGGCGAAACGGGTAAAAGCTAGATTCCTGCTGGCTTCGACTTCTGAGGTATATGGGGATCCAGAAATTCATCCGCAAGCAGAAGAATACTGGGGCAATGTGAACCCGATCGGTATTCGCAGTTGTTATGACGAGGGCAAACGGGTTGCGGAAACTCTTTCCTTTGATTACCACCGCCAGAATGATGTAGATATTCGGGTGGCTCGCATCTTCAACACTTATGGCCCCCGTATGCTGGAAAATGATGGGCGAGTTGTCAGTAACTTCGTCGTGCAGGCCCTCAGGGGGATTCCCCTGACTGTGTATGGAACAGGTTCCCAAACTCGGAGTTTTTGTTACGTTTCAGATCTTGTAGATGGTCTGATTCGGCTAATGAATGGTGCTCATAGTGGCCCGATTAATTTGGGTAATCCAGACGAATATACGATTCTGCAATTGGCTCAAACCATTCAGGAAATGGTCAATCCTGACGTTGATTTGCGGTTTGAACCCCTGCCTCAAGATGACCCCCGTCGCCGCCGTCCCGATATTACTAGAGCCAAGAAACTACTGGATTGGCAGCCTACTGTACCGTTGGCTGAGGGGTTACGTCTTACCATCGAAGATTTCCGCGCCCGGTTGGGGATTCCTGGAACCGCTCCCAGTGGCGATCGTGTCGGTTCTATGTAACTTCTACCCTGTATTGTGTCCTTTAGTGTTTTGTTGAGGATAGGCCATGCGTGTCTGTGTGATTGGTACGGGTTATGTTGGTTTGGTAACTGGGGCGTGCCTGGCTCATGTCGGCCATCATGTGATCTGTGTGGACAACAATGAAGAGAAAGTAAAGCTGATGAAGGCCGGACAATCGCCGATCTTCGAGCCAGGACTTTCAGAAATTCTCCAATCCTGCATCCAGGCAGGCACCATTGAATTCACAACGGATCTGCAAGCTGGTGTGCATCATGGCCAAATTCTCTTTATTGCGGTCGGTACTCCAGCCTTACCCAATGGAGAAAGTGATACTCGCTATGTGGAAGCCGTTGCGCGAGGTATTGGTGCTCACCTGAATGGCGAATATAAGGTGATTGTTAATAAGTCCACCGTGCCGATCGGCTCCGGTGACTGGGTGAGAATGCTGGTGCTGGATGGCTATGCGGAACGGCAAGCTGCCGTAGAAGCCCCAGTGATGGTGGGTGGTGGTGGTAATACGGTGGTAGAAACCGCGATCGCCCTGGCAAAAGAACCCAAATTTGATGTCATCAGCAATCCGGAGTTCTTGCGGGAAGGTTCTGCCGTGTATGACACCTTCAACCCTGATCGCATCGTATTGGGAGGGAGCAGTCAACAGGCAATCGCCCTGATGCAAGAACTGTATGCCCCCATTGTGAATCGCCAGTTTGGCGAAGATCCCTCTCTTCCCCCAGTGCCTGTCGTGACTACGGATCTCAGTTCGGCAGAAATGATTAAGTATGCAGCCAATGCGTTTCTGGCCACCAAGATTAGCTTTATCAATGAGGTGGCGAATATCTGCGATCGCGTTGGTGCCAATGTGGTAGAAGTTGCCAGGGGCATCGGGTTAGATTCCCGAATTGGCAGTAAGTTCTTGCAGGCTGGCATTGGTTGGGGTGGCTCCTGCTTCCCCAAAGATGTATCTGCCCTGATTCATACTGCCGATGATTATGGATACGAGGCGCAACTGTTGAAGTCTGCCGTGAGTGTTAATCAGCGTCAGCGCCTGATTGTGGTGGAAAAACTACAACAAGTTCTCAAAATTCTCAAGGGGAAAACCGTGGGTCTGCTGGGGCTAACCTTTAAGCCCGACACAGATGATCTGCGAGATGCTCCAGCCCTGAATATTATTGAGCAGTTGACCCGTCTGGGCACTAAGGTGAAAGCCTACGATCCAATCATCTCCCAGTCCGGAATGCGTCACGGAATTTCTGATGTTTTTGTGGAAACTGACCCAGAAAGACTGGCCGATGGCTGCGATGCTCTGATTCTGGTGACAGACTGGCAGGAATTCCGCACCCTCGATTTTGCCCGTCTCGCGAAGCTGATGCACAGCCCCGTCATCATTGATGGCCGCAACTTCCTGGATCAGGAGGTTGTGGAACAGGCAGGCTTCCGTTACGTAGGCATTGGACGCTAGGGGAGTGAAAAGTTGATAGGAAAAAGTTGATAATTTTTCCCTATCAACTCTTAGCTATTGTTAACTCTCCTAAGAAATTAAGCTCTTAATATAGCAGCCCTAAATCAGT from Leptodesmis sichuanensis A121 includes:
- a CDS encoding UDP-glucose dehydrogenase family protein — encoded protein: MRVCVIGTGYVGLVTGACLAHVGHHVICVDNNEEKVKLMKAGQSPIFEPGLSEILQSCIQAGTIEFTTDLQAGVHHGQILFIAVGTPALPNGESDTRYVEAVARGIGAHLNGEYKVIVNKSTVPIGSGDWVRMLVLDGYAERQAAVEAPVMVGGGGNTVVETAIALAKEPKFDVISNPEFLREGSAVYDTFNPDRIVLGGSSQQAIALMQELYAPIVNRQFGEDPSLPPVPVVTTDLSSAEMIKYAANAFLATKISFINEVANICDRVGANVVEVARGIGLDSRIGSKFLQAGIGWGGSCFPKDVSALIHTADDYGYEAQLLKSAVSVNQRQRLIVVEKLQQVLKILKGKTVGLLGLTFKPDTDDLRDAPALNIIEQLTRLGTKVKAYDPIISQSGMRHGISDVFVETDPERLADGCDALILVTDWQEFRTLDFARLAKLMHSPVIIDGRNFLDQEVVEQAGFRYVGIGR
- a CDS encoding UDP-glucuronic acid decarboxylase family protein encodes the protein MRILVTGGAGFIGSHLIDRLMTEGHEVICLDNFYTGRKPNVMKWIGHPYFELIRHDITEPIRLEVDQIYHLACPASPVHYQYNPVKTIKTNVIGTLHMLGLAKRVKARFLLASTSEVYGDPEIHPQAEEYWGNVNPIGIRSCYDEGKRVAETLSFDYHRQNDVDIRVARIFNTYGPRMLENDGRVVSNFVVQALRGIPLTVYGTGSQTRSFCYVSDLVDGLIRLMNGAHSGPINLGNPDEYTILQLAQTIQEMVNPDVDLRFEPLPQDDPRRRRPDITRAKKLLDWQPTVPLAEGLRLTIEDFRARLGIPGTAPSGDRVGSM